A single region of the Chrysoperla carnea chromosome 5, inChrCarn1.1, whole genome shotgun sequence genome encodes:
- the LOC123301340 gene encoding retinol dehydrogenase 12-like encodes MTTKSAPGRIVTVSSLGHIFASIDPNNLNKPRAIDFQNYVNSKLCNILMSNELARKLEGTNVTSNCLHPGAIRTSIFRRWEWYQWLSMSFLYWFIFKNAKEGAETTIHCAVCEKVDGVSGKYFQDCKEYWTLPIARDKKLETCFPQLAVLQNDSHDSENTFSPVGFNICTTR; translated from the exons AAATCAGCACCGGGTCGAATTGTGACGGTTTCTTCATTAGGACATATATTTGCATCAATAGACccaaataatctaaataaaccTAGAGCTATAGACTtccaaaattatgtaaattctAAATTATGTAACATCTTAATGAGTAATGAATTAGCACGAAAATTAGAGGGAACAAATGTGACATCAAACTGTTTACATCCGGGTGCAATACGAACGTCAATATTTAGACGCTGGGAATGGTACCAATGGCTTTCAATGTCGTTTCTATATTGGTTTATCTTTAAG AATGCTAAAGAAGGTGCTGAAACCACAATCCATTGTGCAGTATGTGAAAAAGTAGATGGAGTTtcaggaaaatattttcaagattgTAAAGAATATTGGACATTACCAATTGCTCGTGATAAAAAATTAG aaacGTGTTTTCCTCAACTTGCGGTTTTACAAAACGATTCCCACGATTCTGAAAACACTTTTTCACCTGTCGgatttaatatttgtacaacTCGTTGA